A single genomic interval of Carassius carassius chromosome 24, fCarCar2.1, whole genome shotgun sequence harbors:
- the LOC132103727 gene encoding protein rapunzel-like, which produces MAENEILEDQEKLKRGLVKVLECVATISSAAAVVNPIFGVAGSLIRVVLHHVDDEDIQKLKREFGSVIRALDEISQQNQNVLLQIRKETVDGLYSRVEENIRNQFSKFMDTVEVSAAHEQRKKEFQMSFVINQCDQNLYTLYGGVMGESKIFSQPILEVYMKHSQGDQRVMENLCTRLTYLFCIGLIALMSYAAIVGDDEEALHIEWEEKMKDVAKKISEVLNSYE; this is translated from the coding sequence ATGGCTGAAAATGAGATCTTAGAAGACCAAGAGAAGCTGAAGAGGGGTCTAGTGAAGGTTCTGGAATGTGTGGCCACCATCTCATCTGCAGCAGCGGTGGTCAATCCCATCTTCGGTGTGGCTGGTTCTCTCATCCGGGTGGTGCTGCACCATGTGGACGATGAAGACATCCAGAAACTCAAACGTGAGTTTGGCAGCGTGATTCGAGCCCTGGACGAAATCTCACAGCAGAACCAGAATGTATTGCTTCAGATCAGGAAAGAGACTGTGGATGGCCTGTACAGTCGTGTAGAAGAAAACATTCGTAATCAGTTCTCCAAATTCATGGACACTGTGGAGGTATCAGCAGCACATGAACAGCGCAAGAAAGAATTTCAAATGAGCTTTGTGATCAATCAGTGTGACCAGAACCTGTACACGCTATACGGCGGTGTTATGGGTGAATCAAAGATCTTCAGCCAGCCCATCCTAGAGGTCTACATGAAACATTCACAAGGCGACCAGCGTGTCATGGAAAACCTATGCACTCGACTCACATACTTGTTCTGCATCGGCCTCATTGCTCTGATGAGTTACGCTGCCATCGTTGGGGATGATGAGGAAGCTCTGCACATCGAGTGGGAAGAGAAAATGAAAGATGTAGCCAAAAAGATATCAGAAGTGTTAAACAGTTATGAGTGA
- the LOC132103394 gene encoding protein rapunzel-like encodes MAEQLQKLVSQKKDVVETVMEVFEQGAEVVASIAGDLFPVFSIAAPFMKLALDNVESKEAEYTKEQFQKVRDRLEVVSEEVQQINQEIKKSGVDATYFSVEENLTNQFRKFMDVLNAKPKFREVRKKTFLEHFNRTGGDKNLHTLYNAVTGDNFSGESVLEITLNYEKKSRRVVEEFCSTLKKLFCVGLIALLGHSALKGDDDEEKLLQDWSERMKVVQDKMNVVIEDCINSFPTQAELDAKRIVRDQSDKSNQQLADLLVEHLKKKYDWVRWSVRVFNSPTGLLTKKKDFHGLTGKSRFLVPSPDDKLNVVVSYSALPEPVDKARIQSLISEQKNVKMTPLAEQLFETIPVCVVHTIKTSCKDLGFSSSFSDELYFFEEFKNFHVFIHSA; translated from the coding sequence ATGGCTGAGCAGCTGCAGAaacttgtttcacagaagaaggaTGTTGTCGAGACCGTCATGGAGGTGTTTGAGCAGGGCGCAGAAGTGGTGGCCAGCATCGCTGGAGATCTGTTCCCCGTGTTCTCCATCGCAGCTCCGTTCATGAAGCTGGCGCTGGATAACGTGGAAAGCAAAGAGGCCGAGTACACGAAGGAGCAGTTCCAGAAAGTGCGAGATCGCCTAGAAGTCGTTTCTGAAGAAGTCCAGCAGATAAACCAGGAGATCAAGAAGAGCGGCGTGGATGCCACCTACTTCTCCGTAGAGGAGAACCTGACCAACCAATTCCGCAAATTCATGGACGTCCTGAATGCCAAACCTAAATTCAGAGAGGTCAGAAAGAAAACATTCCTGGAGCACTTCAACAGGACAGGGGGTGATAAAAACCTGCACACACTTTATAACGCCGTAACCGGCGATAACTTCTCAGGAGAGTCTGTGCTGGAAATCACACTGAATTATGAGAAGAAGAGCCGCAGAGTGGTGGAGGAGTTTTGCTCTACCCTCAAAAAGTTGTTCTGCGTCGGTTTGATCGCCTTACTGGGACACTCAGCATTGAAAGGCGATGACGATGAGGAAAAGCTGCTTCAAGACTGGAGCGAGAGGATGAAAGTGGTGCAGGATAAAATGAACGTCGTGATTGAAGACTGCATCAACAGCTTTCCGACGCAGGCCGAGCTGGACGCCAAACGCATAGTGAGAGACCAAAGCGACAAAAGCAACCAGCAACTGGCCGACTTGCTGGTAGAGCACCTGAAAAAGAAGTATGACTGGGTTCGCTGGTCAGTCCGTGTCTTTAATTCCCCCACCGGCCTGTTAACCAAAAAGAAAGACTTCCACGGTTTGACGGGAAAGAGCCGCTTTCTGGTGCCATCGCCAGATGACAAGCTAAACGTTGTGGTCTCCTACAGCGCCTTGCCTGAACCTGTCGATAAAGCCCGGATACAGAGCCTGATTTCAGAGCAGAAGAATGTCAAAATGACGCCGTTGGCTGAACAGCTTTTTGAGACAATCCCTGTCTGCGTGGTTCACACAATCAAGACCTCATGCAAAGATCTAGGCTTCTCCAGCAGCTTCTCTGACGAGCTGTACTTCTTTGAAGAATTCAAGAACTTCCATGTCTTTATTCATTCTGCTTAA
- the LOC132103393 gene encoding uncharacterized protein LOC132103393: MNRVEEWVLENKDKIEKGVEIMGQGCEVLAATVGHFHPILEAVFLASAELLGNPEGKEAKFLAEQFEKINQKLEGIQDEIDQIALEMQRTTMNKQNFDREAKIISQYEKFQDFVNAKPKFKEKKKDKFITQYENTGGDLNIDSLYNAVTGENISGDAMLDTVVTTEQRSRKPVEEFCARLKKIFVMGIIAVMGHAALKEGAVGEAMVKKWQDRMEDVETRMKAAVDDCIENFPLQAKTDVEHQLLEQQAKVDPEFTGFILDILAKKYYWVSWSVRVFNHSGIFFWNWLAGKKYHGSGGGGNFFDLLTPNNIRIVVSFSEDPKPINKSQIVDQIEMQKLKGNMQSVAQTLWKMLPNTVVHAISCYKKIEEKNNFQPECFYFGRHKRAYLCIHSE, from the coding sequence ATGAATCGGGTAGAAGAATGGGTTTTGGAGAACAAGGACAAGATCGAGAAAGGAGTGGAAATCATGGGGCAAGGCTGCGAGGTATTAGCAGCCACTGTGGGACATTTCCATCCCATCCTGGAGGCCGTGTTTTTGGCCTCTGCCGAACTCCTCGGAAACCCAGAAGGCAAAGAGGCCAAGTTTCTCGCTGAGCAGTTTGAAAAGATTAACCAGAAACTTGAAGGTATTCAAGATGAAATCGACCAAATTGCTTTGGAGATGCAGCGGACTACCATGAATAAGCAGAACTTTGACCGCGAGGCGAAGATAATCAGTCAGTATGAGAAGTTTCAAGACTTTGTCAATGCTAAGCCCAAGTTCAAGGAGAAGAAGAAAGATAAGTTTATAACCCAGTATGAGAACACTGGTGGTGATCTGAACATTGATTCCTTGTACAATGCTGTAACTGGAGAGAATATCTCTGGAGATGCCATGTTGGACACGGTGGTGACCACAGAGCAAAGGAGCAGGAAGCCAGTGGAGGAGTTCTGTGCCAGACTGAAGAAGATATTTGTCATGGGAATTATAGCAGTCATGGGTCACGCCGCCCTGAAAGAGGGAGCGGTAGGCGAGGCCATGGTGAAGAAATGGCAGGATCGCATGGAAGACGTAGAGACACGCATGAAAGCAGCGGTGGATGACTGCATTGAGAATTTCCCTCTGCAGGCCAAAACAGATGTGGAGCATCAACTTCTGGAGCAACAAGCCAAGGTTGACCCAGAGTTCACAGGATTTATACTGGATATCCTTGCAAAGAAATATTATTGGGTTTCCTGGTCAGTTCGGGTCTTCAACCACAGTGGCATATTCTTCTGGAATTGGCTCGCTGGCAAAAAGTACCATGGAAGTGGAGGAGGTGGCAACTTTTTTGATCTTCTGACCCCAAACAACATCAGAATCGTTGTGTCTTTCAGTGAAGACCCCAAACCAATTAACAAGAGCCAGATTGTAGATCAAATAGAGATGCAAAAGTTGAAGGGGAACATGCAGTCTGTGGCTCAGACGCTGTGGAAGATGCTTCCCAACACTGTGGTCCATGCAATTAGCTGCTATAAGAAAATAGAAGAGAAAAACAACTTCCAGCCAGAATGTTTCTACTTTGGGAGGCACAAAAGGGCATACCTGTGCATTCATTCTGAATAA
- the LOC132103728 gene encoding uncharacterized protein LOC132103728: MYLRFIINQITIVLCVCCGCAFKEISCPLERVVAQKKEAIEAVMEMFERGAEVLASAVGELCPLFEASAPVLRLVLDNKESKEVTYVKVQFLVVRSKLDVLSCQLQDIDSEIRRRRLDSQFFSVEENLRNQFRKYIDILEAKPEYKSVKKRLFLDHFFLTGGEKNLHNLDVVEQYEARNRRVLEDFCVRLKELLCLGIIALLGYCFLTQGEESEQEKIQEWSTKIQEIETKMKETIEKCVDLFPEQAELDIKRLVKEKEDGNLQETAQELLDFLVKKYDWVSWSIRAISNLGKISNLRAGQNFQCVAGQNYFEVSQGNDTNLVISFSSNPQPVPNESVKQTIEGPARKRDAKAVVELLEKQLAGFLVHAISRHKDSFTLSCFPEECHYWEKHKYMNVCVHSE; the protein is encoded by the coding sequence atgtacctTAGGTTTATCATAAATCAAATTActattgttctgtgtgtgtgttgtggttgtgcttttaaagaaatctctTGTCCACTAGAGCGGGTTGTAGCCCAGAAGAAGGAGGCCATTGAAGCAGTAATGGAGATGTTTGAGAGAGGAGCCGAGGTGCTGGCCAGCGCTGTTGGGGAGCTGTGTCCTCTTTTTGAAGCTTCTGCTCCAGTTTTGAGGCTGGTCTTGGACAACAAAGAAAGCAAGGAGGTAACGTATGTCAAAGTTCAGTTTCTAGTTGTGAGGAGCAAATTGGATGTCCTCTCATGTCAGTTACAGGACATTGACTCTGAGATCAGAAGGAGACGTTTGGATTCTCAGTTCTTCTCTGTGGAGGAAAATTTGCGGAACCAGTTTAGAAAATACATAGACATTCTGGAGGCTAAACCTGAGTATAAATCGGTCAAAAAACGGTTGTTCTTAGATCATTTTTTCTTAACAGGTGGAGAGAAAAACCTCCACAACCTGGATGTTGTGGAACAATACGAGGCCAGAAACAGAAGGGTCCTGGAAGACTTCTGCGTCAGGCTGAAGGAGCTGCTCTGTTTGGGAATCATCGCTCTGCTGGGATATTGTTTCCTTACTCAGGGTGAGGAATCAGAGCAGGAGAAGATTCAAGAGTGGAGCACGAAGATCCAAGAAATTGAGACCAAAATGAAGGAAACGATAGAGAAATGTGTGGATTTGTTTCCAGAGCAAGCTGAACTGGACATCAAGAGGCTTGTGAAGGAGAAAGAAGATGGGAACCTTCAGGAAACGGCCCAGGAACTGCTGGACTTCCTGGTGAAGAAGTACGACTGGGTGAGCTGGTCCATCAGAGCCATTAGTAACTTGGGCAAAATTAGCAACTTGAGAGCTGGACAAAACTTTCAGTGTGTGGCCGGACAGAATTATTTTGAAGTATCTCAAGGAAATGACACCAACCTGGTGATCTCGTTCAGCAGCAACCCTCAGCCTGTGCCCAACGAGAGCGTAAAACAGACGATAGAAGGTCCTGCGAGGAAGAGAGACGCCAAAGCTGTTGTGGAGCTTCTGGAGAAGCAGTTAGCTGGGTTTCTGGTTCATGCCATCAGTAGACACAAGGACAGCTTTACTCTGTCGTGTTTTCCTGAGGAATGTCACTACTGGGAGAAACATAAatacatgaatgtgtgtgtgcattcagaGTAG